The Vulpes lagopus strain Blue_001 chromosome 6, ASM1834538v1, whole genome shotgun sequence genome has a segment encoding these proteins:
- the LOC121492681 gene encoding proteasome subunit beta type-6-like, which translates to MKSFTPDWESREVSTGSTIKAVQFEGGLVLEADSRTTTGSYIANRVTDKLTPIHDRIFCCRSGSAADTQAVADAVTYQLGFHSSELNEPPLVHTAASLFKEMCYRYREDLMAGIIIAGWDPQEGGQVYSVPMGGMMVRQSFAIGGSGSSYIYGYVDATYREGMTKEECLQFTANALALAMEWDGSSEGLIRLAAIAESGVERQVLLGDQIPKFTIATLPPP; encoded by the coding sequence ATGAAATCCTTCACCCCGGACTGGGAGAGCCGGGAAGTCTCCACAGGGTCCACCATCAAGGCCGTGCAATTTGAAGGGGGCTTGGTTCTGGAAGCCGACTCCAGAACAACCACCGGGTCCTACATTGCCAATCGAGTGACAGACAAGCTGACCCCTATTCATGACCGGATTTTCTGCTGCCGCTCAGGCTCAGCAGCTGACACCCAGGCCGTAGCCGATGCGGTCACTTATCAGCTTGGTTTCCACAGCAGTGAGCTAAATGAGCCTCCACTGGTACACACAGCAGCCAGCCTCTTTAAGGAGATGTGTTACCGATACCGGGAGGACCTGATGGCAGGAATCATCATTGCGGGCTGGGACCCCCAAGAGGGAGGGCAGGTGTACTCGGTTCCCATGGGGGGTATGATGGTAAGGCAGTCCTTTGCCATTGGGGGCTCTGGGAGCTCCTACATATATGGCTATGTCGATGCTACCTACCGGGAAGGCATGACCAAGGAGGAGTGTCTGCAGTTCACTGCTAATGCGCTCGCTTTGGCCATGGAATGGGATGGCTCCAGCGAAGGGCTAATCCGCCTGGCAGCCATTGCAGAATCAGGGGTAGAACGGCAGGTACTTTTGGGAGACCAGATTCCCAAATTCACCATCGCCACTTTGCCACCTCCCTGA